A DNA window from Camelina sativa cultivar DH55 chromosome 17, Cs, whole genome shotgun sequence contains the following coding sequences:
- the LOC104758215 gene encoding replication protein A 70 kDa DNA-binding subunit C-like: protein MPLEISTLSNLNSLKKEWKIQVLIARTWNYFPKEKPGVILGLEAILVDAKGDRIQAPVKNTLVRKFKKEMVEGRFCEIMNFEVRDNLGDYKGTVHPYKINFMFTTWVKPSDEIPRISRFNCYPFSEISTLSNVDDAFFDIIGEIVAMSQITQKECSGQQSKLLDIQLRDLSGTIMDCTLWENHAEDVHSYVTKKAAGPIILLGSLMRTKKFNGIVSVQNSRFSTKLFLDGDLSEIAEFKMQLGNRDSNDVITVSPLMKPDLSNKVEDSFPLSRWESIDQITKTSQEKTCVTFARILEFRKEIDWYYVGCTHCLKTAMPYFNPETEECDLNKYSCHHCNKEETSTSIRYKVHVKVVDHTAATASFILFDREVIQLLHKSAYELLEQQVQFERQGEIPQDLIGLHGRNIVWIVHVNGTEKKNPHSSFKVVKLTEKPETIQKFQDNLIFKESTQSEVSIISSTSNAIQMENPFSETYNNDLGLSSPVTPTTKRLRNDGDGVQESSTKQKSTSKDATVCKDKESSLQVKSINKVGSKEKTL from the exons ATGCCTCTGGAAATTAGTACTCTCTCAAATCTAAATTCTTTGAAAAAAGAATGGAAGATCCAAGTTCTAATAGCAAGGACATGGaattattttccaaaagaaaaacctGGAGTTATTCTGGGTCTTGAAGCAATTCTTGTGGATGCAAAG gGAGATCGAATTCAAGCACCTGTGAAGAACACATTAGTTCGAAAGTTCAAAAAAGAAATGGTGGAAGGAAGGTTTTGTGAGATCATGAATTTTGAAGTTCGTGATAACCTTGGTGACTACAAGGGAACTGTACATCCTTACAAGATTAATTTCATGTTTACTACATGGGTGAAGCCCTCTGATGAGATCCCAAGAATATCTCGGTTCAATTGTTATCCATTTTCAGAGATTTCAACACTATCTAATGTCGACGATGCATTCTTTG ATATTATTGGAGAAATTGTTGCTATGAGTCAGATTACTCAGAAAGAATGTTCTGGACAACAGTCTAAGTTGTTGGATATTCAACTAAGAGATTTAAG TGGGACTATCATGGACTGTACTTTATGGGAGAATCACGCTGAAGATGTACATTCTTACGTTACCAAAAAAGCTGCAGGTCCTATAATACTACTGGGGAGTCTTATGAGGACCAAAAAATTTAATG GTATAGTATCTGTTCAAAATTCTAGATTCTCTACGAAGTTGTTCCTTGATGGAGACCTATCTGAGATTGCTGAATTTAAAATGCA GCTGGGTAATAGGGATTCTAATGATGTTATAACAGTTTCTCCACTAATGAAACCTGATCTTAGCAACAAAGTTGAAGATTCGTTCCCATTAAGTAGGTGGGAATCTATTGATCAGATTACTAAAACTTCTCAg GAAAAAACTTGCGTTACTTTTGCAAGAATACTGGAATTTCGAAAGGAAATTGATTGGTACTATGTTGGCTGCACACATTGTTTGAAGACTGCCATGCCCTATTTTAACccagaaacagaggaatgtGACCTCAATAAGTATTCATGCCATCATTGCAACAAGGAAGAAACTTCCACAAGTATAAG GTACAAAGTACATGTCAAAGTTGTTGATCATACTGCTGCAACCGCTTCCTTCATATTGTTTGATAGGGAAGTTATCCAACTTCTACATAAGTCTGCCTATGAATTGCTTGAACAGCAAGTTCAG TTTGAACGCCAAGGTGAAATACCTCAAGATCTCATTGGTTTACATGGAAGGAACATTGTTTGGATTGTTCATGTCAACGGTACTGAAAAGAAGAATCCACATTCAAGTTTCAAAGTTGTAAAACTCACTGAAAAACCAGAAACTATTCAGAAATTTCAAGATAATCTGATCTTCAAG GAGAGTACTCAATCTGAAGTTTCGATCATTTCAAGCACATCAAACGCTATTCAG ATGGAAAATCCGTTTTCAGAAACATATAATAATGACTTGGGTCTTTCTTCTCCTGTTACTCCAACCACAAAACGATTACGTAATGATGGTGATGGAGTTCAAGAATCATCAACCAAGCAAAAATCAACATCTAAG gATGCTACAGTTTGTAAAGACAAGGAATCATCACTCCAAGTAAAAAGCATCAACAAAGTTGGTTCCAAAGAAAAGACATTGTGA
- the LOC104759858 gene encoding mitogen-activated protein kinase kinase kinase 3-like, which produces MKAYIDNSLEIASNKIKRIVAAPPTNKTGSESSLQIISRRTFEAAVYKLSRSFEVVTPPTTPSDQVGSSLEVISRKAFEATVSKRPKTVKSPDGSIWIRCHSLGAHGFVYLAKLNNDVDTNGLPPKMAIKCSPITFSSSLSDEERILKIGSSLEVISRKAFEATVSKRPKTVKSPDGSIWIRCHSLGAHGFVYLAKLNNDVDTNGLPPKMAIKCSPITFSSSLSDEERILKSLSSPYVISCYGSRITMTKSPANGSDYNLILEYCSGGSIADFLKFRGKPMVESDVQLLSTKILKGITYIHSKKIIHCDIKPGNILLTPQPNSCMPNCFEPKIADFGLALRKSSVEYGDGSGHKRGTLLYMSPEVLREGFLDYAADIWSFGCTVLEMLTGKKPWSEFQVLDRKKLEDFIAHSSFKPSIPSTLSADAQDFLHKCLDINPFTRFDSTALLNHKFLSTTVHDVVVKEE; this is translated from the exons ATGAAAGCCTATATTGACAACTCTTTGGAGATCGcatccaataaaataaaaagaattgtCGCGGCACcaccaacaaataaaactgGAAGTGAAAGCAGCCTACAGATCATTAGTCGAAGAACATTTGAAGCTGCCGTTTACAAACTATCGAGGAGTTTTGAAGTTGTTACTCCTCCGACAACCCCTTCTGATCAAGTTGGTAGCAGCCTAGAGGTCATAAGTCGTAAAGCATTTGAAGCCACTGTCTCCAAACGCCCAAAAACAGTTAAATCTCCTGATGGTTCTATATGGATACGTTGTCACTCCCTTGGCGCTCATGGTTTTGTTTACTTAGCCAAGCTAAACAACGATGTAGACACTAATGGTTTGCCTCCAAAGATGGCCATCAAATGCTCACCGATTACATTTTCATCAAGCCTTTCTGATGAGGAACGAATCCTCAAAA TTGGTAGCAGCCTAGAGGTCATAAGTCGTAAAGCATTTGAAGCCACTGTCTCCAAACGCCCAAAAACAGTTAAATCTCCTGATGGTTCTATATGGATACGTTGTCACTCCCTTGGCGCTCATGGTTTTGTTTACTTAGCCAAGCTAAACAACGATGTAGACACTAATGGTTTGCCTCCAAAGATGGCCATCAAATGCTCACCGATTACATTTTCATCAAGCCTTTCTGATGAGGAACGAATCCTCAAAAGTCTTTCATCTCCATATGTTATTTCATGCTATGGTAGCAGAATAACGATGACAAAATCTCCAGCAAACGGAAGCGACTACAATTTGATTCTTGAATACTGTTCCGGAGGAAGTATTGCAGACTTTCTCAAGTTTAGAGGTAAGCCGATGGTGGAGAGCGATGTTCAGCTATTGTCTACAAAGATCCTCAAAGGTATCACCTACATACACTCAAAGAAGATTATACATTGTGATATTAAGCCTGGCAACATTTTACTTACGCCTCAACCAAACAGTTGTATGCCTAATTGTTTTGAACCAAAGATTGCcgattttggtttagcattaAGAAAGAGTTCAGTTGAGTATGGAGATGGTAGTGGTCATAAAAGAGGAACATTATTGTACATGTCACCTGAAGTTTTAAGAGAAGGTTTTTTGGATTATGCTGCTGATATCTGGTCATTTGGATGCACTGTGTTGGAGATGTTAACTGGGAAGAAGCCTTGGAGTGAATTTCAGGTTCTAGACAGAAAGAAACTGGAAGATTTCATCGCCCACAGCAGTTTCAAACCCTCAATACCTTCTACGTTATCTGCAGATGCACAAGATTTTCTACACAAATGTTTGGATATAAATCCCTTCACAAGGTTTGACTCTACAGCTTTGTTGAACCACAAATTTCTATCAACAACTGTACATGATGTTGTtgtcaaagaagagtga